CTAGTGTTAAGGCCACATGCTCTTTGCCAGACTCAGTATCTTCAAAGCCATGCATTTCAAACACGCCCAAGGCGTTGGAAGTTTAGATGTGGCGATATAATTTATCGACATTGAATAACCTTTACGACAACACTCATTCCGTGAGTCATTTCGTCCTGAATACAAATAAAGAAATTAGAACTTAGCTTTCGCGAACCCTGTAACTTGTGTTACGCCCATCTCACGGCCTAAAGCCGTCATTGGGTGGACTACAACTAAACCTTTAACAGACTTCTTTAACTTGCCCATATCAGCCTGTTCAGCTTTAGTGAGTGCGCGATTGAAAGGTAGGTTTTTGATTTCACCGCCTTGCTTATTTAACTGGCGACTCTGTTGACCTTTTAAGCTGGCAATCTTCTTAGTAACAGCAGCAATTTCACGTTTAAACTGCATCACAATCGCTTGATCGCCACGTTGCTCAGCAGCTGCTAACTTACGGCGAAACTTATCAAGCTTGTCATTTAATGCATGCAGCTCTTGTTTTAAATTCATGGTGTAACCTTTTCACTCATGTGCAGCAAGCGTGATTTTTGAAACAAGTCTCTAACGAGGCTGCACTAATTTGGAGGCAGATTATATACCCAAATTATAGTGATGTGCGAGTTTGACCGCGAACTTATCCTCAGTGATTGACTCACTTCACAGATGTTGCCATGTGTTAGCTAAGCTTTGAGCATGGCAAAATAGATAAATTTGCATTGACAGCAAGGATTACTGAGCGGCTCGACGTAAAGTTAATATCAAGCTGGTTTGAATACCATCATGGCTTTTTAGTTGAACGTCACCTTTTTGTGCCTCTACACACAGCTTAGCTGAGTAAGCTCCGATACCTAAGCCATCAGGCTTACCTGCAGTAACAAACTTATTGAAGAACTGCCCTGAATATTAATTGGCACCTCACCTTGATTAGTAATTACCAGGCGAATCTCCGATTCCAGCTGTTTTGAAGTCACTTGAATTGGGCTACTTGGTGGTGCAGCCTCAATCGCATTATTAAGCAGATTCGAGAGCATAATAAAACTAAGCAACTCATCACCTAGGTACATGTGGTCTTCACTCAGGTTTAACTCTAACTTAATACGTTTTTGCTGCAGTTTTTGTTTAATGCCGCCGATCACCCGATGCACAACATGCTTAACGCTGACCGGAATAAGCGGCTTATTAAACCTTCCTTGTTCAACCTCTTGTAGCAACCCATATTTATCTAACATTTCCACCATAATCTGAGCGCTATCAGACACGACTCCAATGTTTTCAACATCATCAAGCTCTTTGACTTTAATGGTTGGTAGCACCGACAAAATAGCCATCAGCGGGTTACGGATATCATGATGAAAAGTTTGTTGCAGCTCGTCACGGGAGCGGGCGCTATTAACTAAAGTGTCTATTTGACTGACGAGTTTCTCACGTTGAATAACACTTTGAATATGGGTCGCGACTCTGGCTTTAACAACTTCGGGGAAAATCGGCTTAGTAATATAGTCAACCGCACCTAAACTTAGCCCTTTTACTACATCATCATTTTGCGACAATGCCGTGACAAATATAATGGGGATAAACTCCGTCTCTGGATTATCTTTTAATGCCTTGCACACAGCCAAACCATCCATTTCTGGCATCATAATATCCAGCAAAATCAAATCTGGCTTTTCAGGTTTAGCACATACTTCTATCGCCCGCGAACCGCTGCGGCACACAATTGTTTTATAATCGTCTTTTAGCAAACCACCGAGCACTTGCAGGTTACTGGGCTCATCGTCAACAATTAATACAGTGCGCTTGGTTGGTTTTTGCTCCGCTTGTTGCTTCTCAGCCGCTAGCTGCGCAACTGCAGAGGTCGGTATTGGCGAAACAAAGGCTTTATGTACCCGCTCACTTAACGAGGCCATAGAAAAAGGTTTGATAAGGTACTCAGATACGCCAGCTTCAATCGCTTCAACAACATCACTTTGCACCAGGTTACCGGTTAGCATAATAAACGGCACATTTTTGTAAGCCTCATGACTGCGCACTTTTCGCAGCAGCTCCAAGCCATCCATTTTCGGCATTTTCCAGTCAGAAACAATAATGTCGACAATATTATGTTCCAATCGCATTAAAGCATCTTTACCATTTTTTGCCTTAATAATGGTTTTAAACCCCAAGGTTTCAAAGGCTTTATAAAGGGTTCGGGTGACTGCATCAAAATCATCAACAATCAGTACTGACAACTCTTTGTAGGGTGACTCTTTACGAACCAATTTGTACGTTTGCTGCATATGCCGGCCTTACTATGCTTATTGTTATTTGCTGCTACCTTTCAGATAGCTTTTTACGCTAGGGACTGCGACGCTATTGCTATAAGCAGTGGTTTCTCATAATACTCGTGCTACTGCACTTCATCGCCATCGGAATATTGCTTGGCGATCTGCTGGAATTTGTCGGTGATTTTTTCAAAACAATCAACCATTAACGGGTCAAAGTGGCTTCCCTTACCTTCCAAAATAATACTGACTGCTTTCTCGTGGCTAAATGCTGGCTTGTAAACCCTGGCACTAATTAGCGCATCATACACATCAGCAACAGCCATAATCCGAGCTGATACCGGGATATCTTCCCCTGCAAGCCCTTCTGGGTAGCCTGAGCCATCCCATTTCTCTTGATGTGAATAGGCGATTTCTTTAGCAAACAGTAAGAAGTTATCCGCAATCCCCAATGAGCCTTCTGCAGCTTCAATTGCATCGCGGCCATAGGTAGTGTGCTTCTTCATTTCCTCAAACTCTTCATCTGTGAGTTTGCCAGGCTTTAATAGAATGCTATCTTCCACCCCGACTTTACCAATGTCATGAAGCGGTGCAGACTTAAACAAAGCAGTAATCACATCTGGTTGCAGGTAATCTTTGTGCTCGTCAGTTTTAGCCAGCTCAATCGCTAAGGCTTTTACATAGTGCTGAGTACGGCGAATATGATTGCCAGTTTCTGGGTCTCTCGATTCAGCCAACGCGCCCATCGCCACCATAGCCACGTCTTGCAAATCCACTAGTTGTTGCGTTCGCTCTTGTACACGCTCCTCTAACACTTCATTTTGCCTTGCAAGCATGTCGCGAGAAGCTTTGAGCAATAAGTGATTTTTGACGCGCTCTTTTAAAATCGGCGGACTAATTGGCTTGGTAATATAGTCGACGGCACCAAGGGCTAAACCTTTAGTCTCATCTTCTTCCTGGGATTTAGCGGTTAAAAATATCACCGGAATGTCTTTGGTTTCATCGTTGGCTTTAAGCTGGCGACAAACCTCATAACCATCCATGTCAGGCATCATGACATCAAGTAAAATCAAATCCGGTTTGTGTTTCGCAATAATTTTTAACGCGACAGGGCCATTGAGTGCGGCCTGGACTAAATAGTCGTCAGCCAACACCCCTTTCACCACTTCAATGTTAGTCACAGTATCGTCAACGGTTAGTACTGTGGCTTTCTTATTGTCCATCATCTTGTGTCCTACTGTACTCACAGCCTTTAGGTGCTATGTCATATTTATCTGTCAGTGACTCGCTAGTATTCCTTATCACGCAAGCCATCAACCTATTGTTATATATAATGTTATAACTATTATTATTGTTTTCTGATATCTATTGCTGAGGCATCATTTACAGGAAGCTCGCTACAATAACTGCTTCAACTCTTGTAGCTTCACGCTAGCGTTATCAAAGTCATATTCAGTTAGAATATCTCTAAGCTCAGTCAGCTTAATTTTTTGCGCTGGCAACATGGGCTGCTCAACCAACTCATCAAGTTTATCCACCAGCATTGAGTCATACATCTCAATACCTGACTCGATGATTTCAATATGCTGCGACAAATCAATATAGTCAGGTAAAGCTTGCTCAGACGGTTGCCCCTGAGTATCGGCATCCATGCTAGGACTTGCTGTTTGCAGTGTACCGACAGACAAGTCCTCTTGCCTTGCCTCAACTGCTAGCACCAATTGGTCTAACAAAGGCTTAGCTTCATCAAAGTCGAACATACTCAGCGCTTGATAAATTTCATCAACTTGCTTGGCAAAGTCATCAGTATCAACACTTAGAACTAACTCTTCAAAAGTGTCTGCTGCGGTACTGTCATAATCTTCAATTTGTTTAAACAACGTTTGTTTCAGCTGAGTAAACTTAACCATATCAACTACAGTATTAACGCTCGGCGATGCGCTTGCATTAAGCGCCTTCTCAATGGCATCAACCATCTGCTCAACGAGTGGCGCAAGCTCATCGAGCATTGCAGATGTAGCGAGGCGAATATCTTCTATCGGCTCATCTTTCATCTGAGTAAGCTTGTGCTCTAACACTTCACTTGGCTCAATAATAAAATCAGCGCCAATATTGGCCGCAATACCTTTTAAAGTATGCACTGCAATAATTGCCGTCTGCACATCTTCATCTTTTAGTGCTTGCTCAGTGCGTGCAATCACATCAGACTCTGATGCAGCAACCCGCGCAAGGGTTTTCTTGTACGCTTTAACGTTACCGGCCATGCGCATTAGCGCGGTCTGCGTATCAAAGTTATCTACTTCAATACTATCTTCTTGGGCCTCTTGGTTAACCTTTTCGTCAATCTCTAACGTCTTACCTGTAGGCGCGATATAGCGAGCGAGCGTACGATAAACCTCTTGCGGGTTAATTGGTTTGGCAAGGTGGTCATTCATCCCCGCCTCTAAACAACGCTCTTTATCACCTGACATAGCATTGGCGGTCATAGCAATAATCGGTAGATCATCAAACTTACCAAGTTTGCGGATCTCACGCGTTGCCTGGAAGCCGTCCATCACTGGCATTTGAATATCCATAAGCACTAGGTCAAACTGCTGCGACTGCACAATTTCGACAGCTTCCTGGCCATTATTGGCTAGTGTCACTTCCAGTCCTGCTAAGTTTAGTAACTCTGTCGCTATCTCTTGGTTAATTTCATAATCTTCTACCAGTAGAATTTGAGCACCTACAATGTCTTTAGCAGCGGATACATCTAATTTATTACTCTTA
This DNA window, taken from Shewanella maritima, encodes the following:
- a CDS encoding YibL family ribosome-associated protein — its product is MNLKQELHALNDKLDKFRRKLAAAEQRGDQAIVMQFKREIAAVTKKIASLKGQQSRQLNKQGGEIKNLPFNRALTKAEQADMGKLKKSVKGLVVVHPMTALGREMGVTQVTGFAKAKF
- a CDS encoding hybrid sensor histidine kinase/response regulator → MQQTYKLVRKESPYKELSVLIVDDFDAVTRTLYKAFETLGFKTIIKAKNGKDALMRLEHNIVDIIVSDWKMPKMDGLELLRKVRSHEAYKNVPFIMLTGNLVQSDVVEAIEAGVSEYLIKPFSMASLSERVHKAFVSPIPTSAVAQLAAEKQQAEQKPTKRTVLIVDDEPSNLQVLGGLLKDDYKTIVCRSGSRAIEVCAKPEKPDLILLDIMMPEMDGLAVCKALKDNPETEFIPIIFVTALSQNDDVVKGLSLGAVDYITKPIFPEVVKARVATHIQSVIQREKLVSQIDTLVNSARSRDELQQTFHHDIRNPLMAILSVLPTIKVKELDDVENIGVVSDSAQIMVEMLDKYGLLQEVEQGRFNKPLIPVSVKHVVHRVIGGIKQKLQQKRIKLELNLSEDHMYLGDELLSFIMLSNLLNNAIEAAPPSSPIQVTSKQLESEIRLVITNQGEVPINIQGSSSISLLLQVSLMA
- a CDS encoding response regulator produces the protein MMDNKKATVLTVDDTVTNIEVVKGVLADDYLVQAALNGPVALKIIAKHKPDLILLDVMMPDMDGYEVCRQLKANDETKDIPVIFLTAKSQEEDETKGLALGAVDYITKPISPPILKERVKNHLLLKASRDMLARQNEVLEERVQERTQQLVDLQDVAMVAMGALAESRDPETGNHIRRTQHYVKALAIELAKTDEHKDYLQPDVITALFKSAPLHDIGKVGVEDSILLKPGKLTDEEFEEMKKHTTYGRDAIEAAEGSLGIADNFLLFAKEIAYSHQEKWDGSGYPEGLAGEDIPVSARIMAVADVYDALISARVYKPAFSHEKAVSIILEGKGSHFDPLMVDCFEKITDKFQQIAKQYSDGDEVQ